A stretch of the Bdellovibrio sp. 22V genome encodes the following:
- a CDS encoding beta-sandwich domain-containing protein — translation MKRWMASVLAATTLLQNPAYADIMDLPNPGDFGDGEVTPSPVPPAPGPEQQQTQFVGSVSISAMSRKSGGTLYIIDLKQALSLQRLDIRVTKNRLKILQTALITDAGQKVSVRQLTNTDVLNTGSVFSSESLNQSDRVARIELVAESYGGEADILVTVVADREVPKLTLREQQVVTPTKPEVPTQPQRPTPPAPPGPSRPPVYNPREDSVIRSGDVVYYQNSVGTVRGVYSNGQALLVRDGYYDTNVQVRDLSKSVRCYERICAGDGVEYSNSAGTALRVFANGKILLQRDGYYDSFADVRNVGKKVACVGNVCAGAKVLYQGVAGVAVAVYDNSKALIVRDGYYDSFADTKALGVKTSCDSRGVICEGDVVYHSGTIGVARAIYGNKVLLVRDGYYDTSVDADSLAKRTKCVQGVCTGARVYLSGTIGVIADVFTNGKALLQRNGYYDTMVDVGSVSLAVKCDSRSGICLGSTVIYQNTSGRVVELFANGKALVVRNGYYDTWFDVSSLARLVR, via the coding sequence ATGAAACGTTGGATGGCGAGTGTTCTCGCGGCTACTACATTATTACAGAATCCCGCGTATGCGGATATTATGGACCTTCCCAATCCCGGAGACTTTGGGGACGGGGAAGTCACGCCGTCGCCTGTGCCTCCAGCGCCAGGTCCAGAGCAACAACAAACTCAATTCGTGGGTTCCGTCTCTATAAGTGCGATGTCGAGAAAATCCGGCGGGACTCTTTATATCATCGATCTCAAACAAGCCCTCTCTCTGCAACGTTTAGATATTCGTGTTACAAAGAATCGTCTTAAGATCCTGCAAACAGCGCTTATTACGGATGCGGGACAAAAAGTCAGCGTTCGTCAATTGACGAATACGGATGTTTTGAACACGGGTTCTGTTTTTTCTTCTGAATCTTTAAATCAAAGCGACCGCGTGGCGCGTATTGAATTGGTCGCTGAATCTTACGGTGGCGAAGCCGATATTCTTGTGACGGTCGTTGCCGACCGTGAAGTGCCAAAACTGACTTTGCGTGAACAACAAGTCGTGACTCCAACAAAGCCCGAGGTGCCGACGCAACCGCAGCGTCCAACTCCACCGGCTCCTCCGGGACCAAGCCGCCCGCCCGTTTATAATCCACGTGAGGACAGCGTCATTCGCTCGGGCGACGTTGTTTACTATCAAAATTCCGTGGGCACGGTGAGAGGCGTTTACTCTAACGGGCAAGCGCTTTTAGTGCGCGATGGATACTATGATACAAATGTGCAGGTCCGTGATTTATCTAAATCTGTCAGATGCTATGAAAGAATTTGCGCGGGAGACGGAGTAGAATATTCCAACTCTGCGGGAACGGCGCTCCGAGTTTTTGCGAATGGTAAAATCTTGCTGCAAAGAGATGGATACTACGACTCGTTCGCTGACGTGCGAAATGTCGGCAAAAAGGTCGCGTGTGTCGGTAATGTCTGTGCTGGCGCCAAGGTTCTTTACCAAGGCGTTGCCGGTGTCGCGGTCGCCGTCTATGACAATAGCAAAGCCCTTATTGTGAGAGACGGTTATTACGATTCATTTGCAGATACGAAAGCGCTTGGTGTTAAAACGTCTTGTGACTCTCGCGGTGTCATCTGTGAAGGCGATGTTGTTTACCATTCAGGAACCATCGGTGTGGCAAGAGCCATTTATGGCAATAAGGTTCTTCTTGTTCGCGACGGCTACTATGACACGTCTGTTGACGCTGACAGTTTGGCGAAAAGAACGAAGTGTGTTCAAGGAGTCTGCACGGGCGCTCGTGTGTATCTTTCAGGAACTATCGGCGTGATTGCGGATGTCTTCACCAACGGCAAAGCTCTTTTACAAAGAAACGGTTACTACGACACCATGGTGGACGTAGGATCGGTTTCTCTTGCTGTTAAGTGTGACTCTCGTTCGGGAATCTGTCTTGGCAGTACGGTTATCTATCAAAATACAAGTGGTCGTGTTGTCGAGCTTTTTGCAAACGGCAAAGCGTTGGTCGTCCGGAACGGCTATTACGACACCTGGTTCGATGTATCTTCTCTGGCAAGACTTGTACGTTAA
- a CDS encoding S1 family peptidase: MKIRSFSLLSACLFLSACSPDIATHLNPHSSDNAGIIGGTRVEERSSPAARSVVLIEMTNASGFPLGFCSATLIGRNTVLTAGHCFDKTRIPKLAGFNVVFTNDYQSFSKDERRKGKAHMVHPDYNSTKKFFDHDLAVAVFQGPLPKDYEPVAYDEDVNAKYAGDKVYVYGYGRSQDYSGKKTELTYLHIGQLHRGVMQIEGTYDRFPDRYWTNHQIPTFICQGDSGGPQFRHENGELKLIGVNSAVYGPELPNGLTSCKGIAQATKVAPFAEWIKSVRYTLTTEFSETFLEH; the protein is encoded by the coding sequence ATGAAAATACGGTCGTTTTCTTTGCTCTCTGCGTGTCTTTTCCTTTCAGCGTGTTCTCCTGACATTGCAACACATCTGAATCCTCATTCTTCCGACAATGCCGGTATTATTGGCGGGACTCGCGTGGAAGAGCGAAGCAGTCCCGCAGCCAGAAGCGTGGTGCTTATCGAAATGACGAATGCCAGCGGATTTCCTTTAGGGTTTTGCAGCGCTACTTTGATCGGTCGAAATACCGTCCTGACGGCAGGTCACTGCTTCGACAAAACTCGCATCCCAAAACTTGCGGGCTTTAACGTCGTCTTCACCAATGACTATCAATCGTTCTCCAAAGATGAACGCCGCAAGGGCAAAGCGCATATGGTTCACCCCGATTACAACAGCACTAAAAAGTTCTTTGATCATGATTTGGCGGTCGCGGTTTTCCAGGGACCTCTGCCAAAAGATTACGAGCCGGTCGCCTATGATGAAGACGTCAACGCGAAATACGCCGGCGACAAAGTGTACGTTTATGGTTACGGCCGCTCGCAGGATTATAGCGGCAAGAAAACCGAACTCACTTATCTGCACATCGGTCAGTTGCATCGCGGAGTCATGCAAATTGAAGGAACTTACGATCGTTTCCCAGATCGCTATTGGACAAACCATCAAATCCCGACATTTATTTGCCAGGGCGACTCCGGAGGTCCGCAGTTCCGTCACGAGAATGGCGAGTTAAAATTGATCGGTGTAAACTCCGCCGTCTATGGACCGGAGTTGCCTAATGGACTCACAAGCTGCAAGGGTATTGCGCAGGCGACGAAAGTGGCTCCGTTTGCGGAGTGGATTAAATCCGTGCGCTACACTCTTACCACTGAATTTTCGGAAACATTTTTAGAGCATTAA
- a CDS encoding TatD family hydrolase: MEWIDIHAHLNMLEEGVEAAIANAKAVGVRKIITIGTEPGDHPVVLEIARKYYPDVYCTLGVHPHDGKVYTTEAGKFIEEHVKEPCVVAVGEIGLDYYYDQSPREQQQEAFREQLAIASRTNMPVEIHTRDAEEDTIAILKEFKGKVNGLIHCFTGTRWLAEQALDLGFNISISGVVTFKNADDLRSTVKMLPLDRIHVETDSPFLAPIPMRGKKNTPAYVVHTAKFVADLKGISEEQLCEQTRLNALKMFPKIQW; this comes from the coding sequence ATGGAATGGATTGATATTCACGCGCATTTAAACATGCTTGAAGAAGGTGTCGAGGCGGCAATCGCCAATGCAAAGGCGGTCGGCGTTCGTAAGATCATTACGATTGGCACCGAGCCTGGAGATCATCCTGTTGTTCTCGAAATCGCACGCAAATATTATCCCGATGTGTATTGCACATTGGGCGTTCATCCTCACGACGGCAAAGTCTATACGACAGAGGCCGGGAAATTTATTGAAGAACACGTGAAAGAGCCCTGCGTGGTTGCTGTTGGCGAGATCGGTCTGGACTATTACTACGATCAATCTCCACGTGAACAACAGCAAGAGGCTTTTCGCGAACAGCTGGCGATCGCTTCACGTACGAATATGCCCGTGGAAATTCACACGCGGGATGCGGAAGAAGACACCATTGCCATTCTCAAAGAGTTCAAAGGTAAAGTGAATGGTCTCATTCACTGCTTTACAGGTACACGCTGGTTGGCAGAGCAGGCTTTGGATTTGGGATTTAATATTTCCATCAGTGGCGTTGTGACTTTTAAAAACGCTGATGATCTGCGCAGCACCGTGAAGATGTTGCCGCTGGATCGTATTCATGTCGAGACGGACTCTCCGTTCCTGGCGCCGATTCCGATGCGCGGGAAAAAGAATACACCGGCTTATGTTGTGCACACCGCGAAGTTCGTCGCCGACCTCAAGGGGATCAGCGAAGAACAGCTGTGTGAACAAACGCGTCTTAATGCTCTAAAAATGTTTCCGAAAATTCAGTGGTAA
- a CDS encoding DNA polymerase III subunit delta', translated as MARTLDFVLGHQEIIKKLVTSFEQGKPGQTYLFVGPHGVGKKLTAMGLAQALVCPQSPRGCGKCPSCFRMSQGSHESVKVIEPSGTQIKIEQGKEVIEFLSLKSLGGNRVVIIDQAQTMNAQTANSLLKTLEEPPEGTFFFLIAPSVAGLMPTIRSRSRIVQFKPLTAEDLGKKVKAPSWALKAAGGSFEKLAQLQEGPEQELRQKSIEVLNLFLNDPDFILNEKWRPEFKDRSQGQRLISYWVSFVKDAVYFQEGAKSQIVNMDQASLIKTLAEYSREFLLDLIQKALQVEQAFGANRDPQLVMEEFFITHRP; from the coding sequence ATGGCTCGGACGCTGGATTTCGTTTTAGGACATCAAGAGATCATCAAAAAACTGGTGACCTCTTTTGAACAGGGAAAACCTGGGCAAACGTATTTGTTTGTCGGTCCTCACGGCGTCGGCAAGAAGCTCACAGCCATGGGGTTGGCGCAGGCTTTGGTGTGCCCGCAAAGTCCTCGTGGTTGCGGCAAATGTCCTTCGTGCTTTCGCATGAGTCAAGGCAGTCACGAATCCGTTAAAGTGATTGAGCCCTCCGGAACACAGATTAAAATTGAACAGGGTAAAGAAGTCATCGAGTTCCTCAGCCTAAAAAGCTTGGGAGGAAATCGCGTTGTCATCATCGATCAAGCGCAGACGATGAACGCGCAAACGGCGAACTCGCTTCTCAAAACTTTGGAGGAGCCGCCCGAAGGCACGTTCTTCTTTTTGATTGCTCCAAGTGTGGCAGGCTTGATGCCGACGATTCGTTCCCGCTCGCGTATCGTTCAGTTCAAACCTTTGACAGCCGAGGATTTGGGAAAGAAAGTCAAAGCTCCTTCTTGGGCTTTGAAAGCCGCCGGCGGCAGTTTTGAAAAACTCGCGCAACTTCAAGAGGGGCCCGAACAAGAGCTGCGCCAAAAATCCATCGAAGTGCTGAATTTGTTTTTGAACGATCCTGATTTTATTTTGAATGAAAAATGGCGTCCTGAGTTTAAAGATCGCTCGCAAGGACAACGTTTGATTTCCTACTGGGTGAGCTTCGTAAAAGACGCTGTGTACTTCCAAGAGGGTGCAAAATCACAAATCGTGAATATGGATCAGGCGTCTTTGATTAAGACTTTGGCCGAATACAGTCGCGAGTTCCTCTTGGATCTGATCCAAAAAGCATTGCAAGTCGAGCAGGCTTTTGGCGCCAACCGTGACCCGCAATTGGTTATGGAAGAATTCTTTATCACTCATCGCCCTTAA
- the tmk gene encoding dTMP kinase, producing MKFLVFEGLDGSGKSSLMAALERELQARGISFKRTREPGGTPLGDEIRNMILRTEGPSPLARAELLLYEASRAQHVEQVIRPTLAAGTWVLCDRFAASSVAFQGGGREISEKDVMALNEFATGGLKADLTILLDLSVEESRRRRQGRGAALGESEDRIESEADSFHEKVRQSFLKQAREDADAWLVLNAQETPEVLFQQLLKALTEKKILT from the coding sequence ATGAAGTTTCTGGTGTTTGAGGGCCTTGATGGGTCCGGGAAAAGTTCTTTGATGGCGGCCTTGGAGCGCGAGCTGCAAGCCCGTGGCATTTCTTTTAAAAGAACTCGTGAACCTGGCGGCACACCGCTAGGAGATGAAATCAGAAACATGATCCTGCGCACAGAGGGGCCGTCGCCTTTGGCCCGTGCGGAGCTTTTGTTGTACGAAGCCAGTCGCGCACAACACGTTGAACAAGTGATTCGCCCTACGCTCGCTGCGGGAACTTGGGTTCTTTGCGATCGTTTTGCGGCAAGCTCTGTGGCTTTTCAGGGCGGAGGCCGAGAGATTTCCGAAAAAGATGTCATGGCTTTGAACGAATTTGCGACAGGCGGGTTGAAAGCGGATTTAACGATCCTTCTTGATTTGTCTGTGGAGGAGTCGCGCCGTCGCCGTCAAGGTCGTGGCGCCGCTTTAGGGGAAAGCGAAGACCGCATCGAATCGGAAGCGGATTCTTTTCATGAAAAAGTGCGCCAATCGTTTTTAAAACAAGCGCGCGAAGATGCGGATGCTTGGTTAGTGCTCAACGCACAGGAAACTCCGGAAGTTTTATTTCAACAGCTTTTAAAAGCTCTGACGGAAAAGAAAATTTTAACGTAA
- the secG gene encoding preprotein translocase subunit SecG, with translation MTTFIGIMHILVAVVLIILVLIQDSKSDGALGMGGSSGSNSLLGATGAQTLAGKMTVWAAIIFAVTCLALSVLTSSKTKSVVDTLPLPTAPATAPATTETAPAADANAAAATAAPTTEATPAASPAATPAPEKK, from the coding sequence ATGACTACTTTCATCGGAATTATGCATATCCTTGTTGCTGTTGTTTTGATCATTCTTGTTTTGATTCAAGATTCTAAGAGCGACGGCGCTTTGGGCATGGGTGGCTCTAGCGGTTCTAACTCTTTGTTGGGCGCAACAGGTGCACAAACTTTGGCTGGAAAAATGACTGTTTGGGCAGCCATCATCTTCGCAGTAACTTGCTTGGCTCTTTCTGTTTTGACTTCATCTAAAACGAAATCTGTTGTGGATACTTTGCCATTGCCAACGGCTCCGGCAACTGCGCCTGCAACGACAGAGACAGCGCCTGCAGCTGATGCAAATGCAGCGGCGGCAACAGCAGCTCCGACAACGGAAGCAACACCTGCAGCTTCTCCTGCGGCAACACCAGCTCCAGAGAAAAAGTAA
- a CDS encoding AgmX/PglI C-terminal domain-containing protein — MAKNNWLISILIIIGIFSVALSLFIATQTEKQKPGTRPLARLELNLGKVFVLRKNMTQKETLTRRATLFALDSVETSVDGDATMEFDSAYRIRVQENSLITLDEENDRIVIIIKRGDVQVENFGREGSVYVSRDGIRWSATDYEMNYKKQAPPETLPELAPAEGTSTPAATMAEGLTSEFIQDTLKTHRGSFFKCYTQLLQKTPGIVGQASISFTIERTGKVAQAEIASSSINDASFRKCLIEAIRRVEFKSFSGDPISTVFPLRFE; from the coding sequence ATGGCGAAGAACAACTGGCTGATCTCCATTCTGATTATCATTGGCATTTTTAGCGTAGCCCTTTCTCTTTTTATCGCGACACAAACTGAAAAACAAAAACCAGGGACTCGTCCTCTCGCGCGTCTTGAGCTCAATCTTGGTAAAGTCTTTGTTCTTCGCAAAAACATGACTCAGAAAGAAACTCTCACTCGCCGTGCGACTTTATTTGCATTGGATTCCGTTGAAACCAGCGTCGATGGTGACGCAACGATGGAGTTCGATTCGGCTTATCGTATTCGTGTGCAAGAAAACTCTTTGATCACTTTGGACGAGGAAAACGACCGCATCGTTATCATTATCAAACGCGGCGACGTGCAAGTAGAAAACTTCGGCCGTGAAGGCAGCGTCTACGTTTCTCGCGATGGCATCCGCTGGAGCGCCACTGACTACGAGATGAACTACAAGAAACAAGCTCCGCCCGAAACTTTGCCCGAACTTGCTCCTGCCGAAGGAACTTCTACGCCGGCGGCAACCATGGCCGAAGGTCTTACCTCTGAATTTATTCAAGACACTTTGAAAACTCACCGCGGCTCTTTCTTCAAGTGCTACACGCAACTCTTGCAAAAAACCCCGGGCATCGTCGGCCAAGCCTCCATCAGCTTCACCATCGAAAGAACCGGCAAAGTCGCGCAAGCTGAAATCGCTTCTTCGAGCATCAACGATGCCTCTTTCAGAAAATGCTTGATCGAAGCCATCCGCCGAGTCGAATTCAAATCCTTCTCCGGGGACCCAATCTCGACAGTATTCCCGCTGCGCTTCGAATAA
- a CDS encoding phosphatase domain-containing protein, whose translation MADWRDRSEMNGDVVFFRYVSEGMEKSHEEVFIWDLDKTYLDTTIDSLSGLMTTILERALNKKNIPGTNTLLQNLSEYRKQQKGYMYFPIYFITASPPQMEERISEKFALDNIRPFGCFYKDNLANLRPGRFWRLTKQVGYKLQALLQLRTRLSDNVRQICWGDDSETDAIIYNLYSDICSRRLGAHEIRTTLERLNVSGEQVDTILEIQASIPENDPVEKIYINLATDTDPDYYLKFGRRTLATYNTFQVALDLFQDHRIGLEGLYSVIQDMIYNYGYTPEELMKSFDEFIRRGILGERAFQEVRPFFEEKGLLHSSYEPKVAPLKEKTVADGRVYELEGVHEPWIPDRIDYLHDYR comes from the coding sequence ATGGCTGATTGGCGTGATCGCAGTGAAATGAATGGGGACGTGGTTTTCTTCCGCTATGTATCGGAAGGTATGGAAAAGAGCCACGAAGAGGTCTTTATCTGGGATCTCGATAAAACCTATTTGGACACAACCATCGACTCCTTGTCAGGTTTGATGACGACCATTCTTGAACGCGCCTTGAATAAGAAAAACATTCCGGGAACAAACACTCTTTTGCAGAACTTGTCGGAGTATCGCAAGCAGCAAAAGGGTTACATGTATTTCCCGATTTATTTTATCACGGCATCTCCTCCGCAAATGGAGGAAAGAATTTCTGAGAAGTTTGCGCTCGACAACATTCGTCCTTTCGGTTGTTTTTATAAAGACAACTTGGCGAATTTGCGTCCCGGTCGTTTTTGGCGTTTGACGAAGCAGGTGGGATACAAGCTGCAAGCTCTCTTACAACTGCGTACGCGTCTAAGCGATAATGTTCGACAGATCTGTTGGGGAGACGACTCCGAAACAGATGCGATCATCTATAATCTTTATTCAGATATTTGCTCTCGTCGTTTAGGGGCGCACGAAATACGCACGACACTGGAAAGATTGAACGTCTCGGGCGAACAGGTCGACACGATTTTAGAAATTCAAGCGAGCATTCCCGAAAACGACCCGGTTGAAAAAATCTATATCAATCTCGCGACAGACACGGACCCGGATTATTATTTAAAATTTGGCCGCCGCACTTTAGCGACTTATAACACTTTTCAAGTGGCGTTGGATCTTTTCCAAGACCATCGCATCGGACTTGAAGGGCTTTACTCTGTCATTCAAGACATGATTTACAACTACGGTTATACTCCGGAAGAACTCATGAAAAGCTTCGACGAATTCATCCGTCGCGGCATCTTAGGCGAAAGAGCTTTTCAAGAAGTCCGTCCTTTCTTCGAAGAAAAAGGTTTGCTCCATTCCTCTTACGAACCCAAAGTCGCTCCACTGAAAGAAAAGACAGTGGCAGACGGAAGAGTCTACGAACTCGAAGGAGTTCACGAGCCTTGGATTCCTGATCGCATCGATTATCTTCACGATTACCGATAA
- a CDS encoding penicillin-insensitive murein endopeptidase gives MKRLIQALSIISLFALFTACAPDSRQEPSQATTTYEPPRPVILNEEGYQIARGATRVQDMAVKWDAETKSMSLRGKIEYLPMKGNSVQSLEIDLSGLYETGGFVTLKNQRRDLPQKEDVRIAAKATCLSAEGRCASSFIDIYIYTEGVVYHHQLESHNESPVDEKKEETPSEIEEELETEGGADEVEGEPGHYVGTVIEDIEKILEVKPQPKAEEPKKETPKTETPKTETPKKETPKEDVKKEQPKKEDPAEKETPSAPTKPAIKSTNQAVGSVNAGRLENAVDLLKYEENHKPAGFHIIRPKRKTHFATNELAYLIVQISQFVKKEIPGYVLSVGDLSRESGGRLGSHKSHQNGLDADIAFLFNNKSFQGYFASAVAVDKTHGSWMVAEQYELFKQAVQTQLVDRIFIHKTLKKALCAHAIKAGELQKGQNTGLAHETLRRLIADTDHHNHFHLRVKCSKAQVRCRQMAEPAPGSGCF, from the coding sequence ATGAAGCGCCTGATTCAAGCCCTCAGTATCATAAGTCTTTTTGCACTCTTTACAGCGTGTGCGCCGGACTCGCGCCAAGAGCCTTCGCAGGCGACAACAACCTATGAACCGCCTCGTCCCGTCATCCTAAACGAAGAAGGTTATCAGATCGCCCGCGGCGCCACACGTGTGCAAGACATGGCTGTGAAGTGGGATGCCGAAACAAAATCAATGAGTCTGCGCGGGAAGATTGAATATCTTCCAATGAAGGGCAACTCCGTACAAAGTTTAGAGATTGATCTTAGTGGTCTTTACGAGACCGGCGGTTTCGTCACGTTGAAAAATCAACGCCGCGATTTACCGCAAAAAGAAGACGTCAGAATTGCTGCGAAAGCAACTTGTCTAAGTGCCGAGGGTCGCTGTGCCTCTTCGTTTATTGATATTTACATCTATACGGAAGGCGTTGTGTATCACCATCAGTTGGAGTCGCATAACGAATCTCCTGTTGACGAGAAAAAAGAGGAAACTCCCTCTGAAATTGAAGAAGAACTGGAAACGGAAGGCGGCGCTGACGAAGTCGAAGGCGAGCCCGGCCACTACGTTGGAACCGTGATCGAAGATATCGAAAAGATTCTTGAGGTGAAGCCGCAACCGAAAGCGGAAGAGCCTAAAAAAGAAACACCTAAAACGGAAACTCCTAAAACGGAAACACCCAAGAAAGAGACGCCAAAAGAAGACGTAAAAAAAGAACAGCCAAAAAAAGAAGACCCTGCGGAAAAAGAAACTCCATCAGCGCCGACGAAGCCTGCGATCAAATCGACAAACCAAGCTGTGGGTTCCGTGAATGCGGGACGTTTGGAAAATGCGGTGGATCTTCTGAAGTATGAAGAAAATCACAAGCCTGCAGGCTTTCATATCATTCGTCCGAAAAGAAAAACCCATTTTGCGACGAACGAGTTGGCGTATCTGATTGTGCAAATCAGTCAGTTCGTGAAAAAAGAAATTCCGGGTTATGTCTTGTCTGTTGGCGATCTTTCGCGCGAAAGCGGGGGACGTTTGGGCAGTCACAAGTCCCACCAAAATGGTTTGGACGCTGACATTGCGTTCTTATTCAACAACAAGAGTTTTCAAGGTTATTTCGCATCTGCGGTGGCAGTCGATAAGACGCACGGAAGCTGGATGGTGGCAGAACAATATGAGCTTTTCAAGCAAGCTGTGCAAACTCAGCTGGTGGATCGCATCTTTATTCATAAAACCTTGAAAAAGGCGCTTTGCGCGCACGCGATTAAAGCGGGCGAGCTGCAAAAAGGACAGAACACAGGTCTAGCTCACGAAACTCTTCGTCGTTTGATCGCCGATACGGACCATCACAATCATTTCCACTTGCGAGTGAAGTGTTCGAAGGCGCAAGTTCGTTGCCGCCAAATGGCAGAGCCTGCACCTGGTTCGGGATGTTTTTGA
- a CDS encoding alpha/beta hydrolase → MANFTSVCRTFLKCVALLLLVGCQSFFYYPKKEKLFDPTSLRMQPEDVYLKTRSGEHVHGWFFASQQSDSKGTLLFFHGNAENLTSHFLMFQWLPAQGYNFFVFDYPGYGASSGKPDPKGSVEAGVAAAEYLYEFKDSRPLILYGHSLGGIVAMRTAEEVQGRIPLRNIVIEASFASYKEMGRQVMKRRWWTWPLQPLSYLVISDQYAPKSLKSISPTPLLFIHGSGDRAVEVESSERMYAEASFPKELWVIPEGGHGDLYEMNHGELREQFLSYLSKTSTASQ, encoded by the coding sequence ATGGCAAACTTTACGTCTGTCTGCCGTACCTTTTTAAAATGCGTAGCGTTGCTGCTCTTGGTGGGCTGCCAAAGCTTCTTCTATTATCCCAAAAAAGAAAAACTGTTCGATCCGACTTCTCTCAGGATGCAGCCCGAAGACGTATATCTTAAGACGCGCTCCGGAGAGCACGTGCATGGATGGTTTTTTGCCTCTCAACAAAGTGACAGCAAAGGCACGCTTTTATTTTTTCACGGAAATGCCGAAAATCTCACTTCGCATTTTCTGATGTTTCAGTGGTTGCCGGCGCAAGGCTATAATTTTTTTGTTTTCGATTATCCCGGTTACGGAGCTTCTTCGGGAAAGCCCGACCCAAAAGGTTCCGTTGAGGCGGGCGTGGCCGCCGCAGAATATCTTTACGAGTTTAAAGATTCCCGCCCTTTGATTTTGTATGGTCACAGCCTGGGCGGAATCGTTGCCATGCGAACCGCCGAGGAAGTTCAGGGACGAATTCCTTTGCGCAATATTGTGATCGAGGCAAGTTTTGCATCGTACAAAGAGATGGGTCGGCAAGTGATGAAGCGCCGCTGGTGGACGTGGCCCTTGCAGCCGTTAAGTTACCTCGTGATCAGTGATCAATATGCGCCGAAGTCGTTAAAGTCGATATCGCCAACGCCTCTTCTTTTTATTCATGGCAGTGGTGATCGCGCTGTGGAAGTCGAAAGCTCCGAGCGTATGTATGCCGAAGCGTCCTTCCCGAAAGAGCTTTGGGTTATACCCGAAGGAGGTCACGGCGATCTCTATGAAATGAATCACGGGGAGCTCCGGGAACAATTCCTGTCGTATCTATCTAAAACTTCGACAGCCTCGCAATAA
- a CDS encoding CorA family divalent cation transporter: protein MKRFEHQWQDFKWIDCEAPSQEDLMHLANEFPIPLQVLSSCLDPEHLPHAEFLDKCVFLILRHQDLQARPNAGTMQELTTKLVLFVGKDFVLTIHRKPLPCVSDKKEKVAFEKMTLVGLVKHLCLQTIKSFDAPLDALDAKTDVIETRVFALKRKSILREGYVIRRKVSSYRKIFKFTLDIFQKLQGEVDISLRDLGQIREPLDKLIFYADGIQEEITGLLNLHLSLMSQKTNEASFRTNEVMRVLTVFSIFFLPLNFIAGIYGMNFEYMPELSQPYGYFMTLAVMVIVVLGITFWIYKKGWLKKDEV, encoded by the coding sequence ATGAAACGGTTCGAACATCAATGGCAAGACTTTAAGTGGATCGACTGTGAAGCTCCTTCGCAGGAAGATCTTATGCATCTCGCGAACGAATTCCCTATTCCTTTACAGGTGTTATCCTCTTGTCTGGATCCGGAGCACTTGCCGCATGCAGAGTTTCTCGACAAATGTGTATTCTTAATTTTACGTCATCAAGACTTGCAAGCGCGGCCGAACGCGGGAACGATGCAAGAACTCACGACGAAGCTTGTGTTATTTGTCGGAAAAGATTTTGTTCTTACGATTCATCGCAAACCACTTCCCTGCGTCAGCGACAAAAAAGAAAAAGTGGCTTTCGAAAAAATGACTCTGGTGGGTTTGGTGAAACACCTTTGCCTGCAAACAATTAAAAGCTTTGATGCTCCTTTGGATGCCCTGGATGCAAAGACGGACGTCATCGAAACCAGAGTCTTTGCTTTGAAACGAAAAAGTATTTTGCGTGAGGGATACGTCATTCGGCGCAAAGTCTCTTCCTATCGCAAGATCTTTAAATTCACTTTGGATATCTTTCAAAAACTTCAAGGAGAAGTGGACATTTCCCTGCGCGATCTCGGGCAAATCCGCGAGCCTTTGGATAAACTGATATTCTATGCCGACGGCATTCAAGAAGAAATCACAGGTCTATTAAATCTGCACCTGTCGTTGATGTCGCAAAAAACCAACGAAGCTTCCTTCAGGACAAATGAAGTGATGCGCGTCCTCACCGTGTTTTCAATTTTCTTTTTACCATTGAATTTCATTGCGGGAATTTACGGGATGAACTTCGAGTACATGCCCGAACTTAGTCAGCCCTATGGTTACTTTATGACTTTGGCAGTGATGGTGATCGTGGTTCTTGGGATCACCTTCTGGATTTACAAAAAAGGCTGGTTAAAAAAAGACGAGGTCTAA